A segment of the Thermoproteales archaeon genome:
TCCAATTTTTTACATAATTCTATAAAATCTGAATATTTAACGCTCATAAGACCCCTCTATCCAATCTTCTATACTTTTTTGTCGGGAGAAATTATGTTTCGCTAGTCTACCAATGATGGTTTTAACTCTTTTTGGAGAAAATCCCCGTTTATCCACGAGAAAATCCCATAAGCTTTGAATCTCAGGCTCTCGAAATTCGATAACATAATTAGTATCTACTTTTGGATTCAGAAATATTTCTCTCACCATATTGTAATCAAAGTTTATTTTCTCAAGTATCTTATATGGAAGCTTTTCTATAGATCCATGCTTTTTGATTAGTTTATATGCTTTCCTAGGTCCTATACCATAGACGCCTTCATTGAAATCTGTTCCGACAAGAATTGCGATATCCACTAGCTGTGCTCTCGTAATATTTAATTTTTTTAGCACTTCATGCAGGGTGATAAGTTCGGGTTTTAAAGGCTTTACAATACCTAAACTTGGTAAAAACTCCGTACCTGAAATTGTCAAGTAACGTACAAGTCTGGGCGCACCATATAGTATACTATCATAATCTCTACTCCCAACGCACCAGGCATTATTTTCAGATACAATATATGCGGCTTGAGCTTCAGCATCTGATGGAGCTTGAACTATTGGAAAACCCATATAAGCTATTACCTTTTTAGCATCTTTTATCATCTCTTCTGTGAGAAAAGCACTAACAACAGCTTTTGAAAAAGCCTTATCAATTCTACCCTCTCTAATCATTTTCTTCCATTCAATAAAGGCCTTTTCTCTAATCCTTCTCCTTTTGAGCAATTCATTTCTTTTGAGACGATGAGGTTTTCCATCAAAAACAAAAATGAATTTTATATCATATGTAGAATATAGATGAGTTGTTCTAAAAGCTAAACCTATAAGATGAGAGGTTACT
Coding sequences within it:
- the fen gene encoding flap endonuclease-1, giving the protein MGVNIGSLIDREKIRFEHLFSKVIAVDANNMLYQFLALIRRPDGSLFTDSEGRVTSHLIGLAFRTTHLYSTYDIKFIFVFDGKPHRLKRNELLKRRRIREKAFIEWKKMIREGRIDKAFSKAVVSAFLTEEMIKDAKKVIAYMGFPIVQAPSDAEAQAAYIVSENNAWCVGSRDYDSILYGAPRLVRYLTISGTEFLPSLGIVKPLKPELITLHEVLKKLNITRAQLVDIAILVGTDFNEGVYGIGPRKAYKLIKKHGSIEKLPYKILEKINFDYNMVREIFLNPKVDTNYVIEFREPEIQSLWDFLVDKRGFSPKRVKTIIGRLAKHNFSRQKSIEDWIEGSYER